From Chryseobacterium joostei, the proteins below share one genomic window:
- a CDS encoding Gfo/Idh/MocA family protein: MDNSTSRRSFIKTAALASFGALVLPNSLFAYSNDFKTDKKVRVGFIGVGLRGQEHVKLLAKRSDVEIVAFADPDKRMLAASQKILKDNNKPAAQEFSNGDYDYRSLLKLKTIDAVVIATPWEWHLTQGVEAMRAKKIVGMEVSGAIKLQDCWEFVKVYEETKVPIFMMENVCYRRDIMAILNMVRKGMFGELVHGRGGYQHDLRGVLFNDGVTPYNSGAEFGEKGFSEAKWRTDHYVKRNGELYPTHGLGPVAMMMDINRGNRLTRLSSFSSKSVGLHKYVVEHAKGGENHPSAKVKFNQGDIVTTQIACENGETILLTHDTSLQRPYDLGFRVQGTEGLWQDFGWGDFNQGNIYFEKTMNHSHRWDNTEKWMKEYDHPMWKRFENTAAGAGHGGMDFFVMNTFIECIKRNIEFPMDVYDLALWYSITPLSEESIAKGGQVVDIPDFTNGKWKTRKPVFGMTDEF, encoded by the coding sequence ATGGACAATAGCACTTCCCGCAGAAGCTTTATCAAAACAGCAGCTTTAGCAAGTTTTGGGGCATTGGTTTTACCTAATTCTTTATTTGCCTATTCAAATGATTTTAAAACAGATAAAAAAGTCCGTGTTGGCTTCATTGGAGTAGGTCTTCGCGGGCAGGAGCATGTCAAATTACTGGCAAAGCGCAGTGATGTAGAAATCGTAGCATTTGCAGATCCTGATAAAAGGATGCTGGCCGCTTCTCAAAAAATATTAAAGGACAATAATAAACCGGCTGCCCAGGAGTTTTCAAACGGTGATTATGACTATCGAAGTCTTTTAAAATTAAAAACAATAGACGCTGTTGTCATTGCTACTCCTTGGGAATGGCATCTTACTCAGGGTGTAGAAGCTATGCGTGCTAAAAAAATTGTAGGTATGGAGGTTTCCGGAGCTATAAAGCTTCAGGACTGTTGGGAATTCGTGAAAGTATATGAAGAAACTAAGGTTCCTATTTTCATGATGGAAAATGTATGCTACCGAAGAGATATCATGGCTATCCTGAATATGGTTCGTAAGGGTATGTTTGGAGAATTGGTTCATGGAAGAGGCGGTTATCAGCATGATTTAAGAGGTGTGCTTTTCAATGATGGGGTTACGCCTTACAATTCCGGAGCGGAATTTGGTGAAAAAGGTTTCAGTGAAGCTAAGTGGAGAACCGATCATTATGTAAAACGCAACGGAGAACTTTATCCTACCCACGGGCTAGGCCCTGTTGCCATGATGATGGATATCAACAGAGGAAACCGTTTAACAAGACTTTCTTCGTTCTCATCCAAATCTGTAGGATTGCATAAATATGTTGTAGAACATGCTAAGGGCGGGGAAAATCATCCGAGTGCCAAAGTAAAATTCAATCAGGGAGATATTGTCACTACACAAATTGCCTGTGAAAACGGCGAAACCATACTTTTAACGCATGACACCAGCTTGCAGAGACCTTATGATTTAGGATTCCGTGTGCAGGGAACTGAGGGGTTATGGCAGGATTTCGGTTGGGGAGATTTCAACCAGGGAAATATCTATTTTGAAAAAACTATGAATCACAGCCACCGTTGGGATAATACGGAAAAATGGATGAAAGAATATGACCATCCCATGTGGAAGAGGTTTGAAAATACAGCTGCCGGTGCCGGGCATGGCGGGATGGACTTCTTTGTGATGAACACCTTTATTGAATGTATCAAGCGAAATATAGAATTCCCGATGGATGTTTATGACCTTGCCTTATGGTACTCCATTACTCCATTGAGTGAAGAGTCTATTGCCAAGGGAGGACAGGTTGTTGATATTCCTGATTTTACCAACGGAAAATGGAAAACCCGTAAACCTGTATTTGGAATGACCGATGAATTCTAA